The DNA sequence GCGACGGCCGCGACCGTGAGGGCGACGGTGCCCGCCGCGAGCGCGACGAGCCCCGCGATCGCCCAACCGGGCGTGGTCAGGCGATACCGGGCGCGCGCCTTCTGCGATCGCGTTCTGGGCGACACGGGGGACCTTCCAGCGGGACTGTCGATCGGACCACCGGGGTGTCGGTGGTGAGGGACAGGTGCGATCTACTCGACCGACGTCGGCTCGGCCGAAGCCTGCGCGAACGGTGCCTCGGGGCGTGCGCGCAACTGCGCCGGCTGTACGCGCGGAGCGGCGGTGGCCAGACGCGCGGCCTCCGCGGCGGCCTCGGCCTCGGCGCGGCGAGCCTTGCGGCCACGCGCCCGGGGCAGGGGCTCCTGAACGTACCCGTATCCGTAGCCGTAGCCGTATCCGTACGAATCCGGACCCTTGGTCGGCGTCATCGTCATCACGAGACCGGCCACGCGCGCGCCGACGGTGTCGAGCGCGTCGATCGCGGAGCTCAGCTGGTGGGTCGTGGTGCGTCCGGTCGAGACGATCACGATCGCGCCGCTGGTCTGCTTCGCGAGGATCGCGGCATCCGTCACCGGCAGGAGGGGCGGTGCGTCGCAGATGACGATGTCGAAGGCGCGCTCGAGATCGGCGAGCAGGGTCTGCATGTGCTGCGACCCGAGTAGCTCGCTGGGGTTCGGGGGAATGCGTCCCGAGGGCAGCACGTAGAGGCTGCGGTCGCCCCAGCCCTGCATGACGTCCTCGACCTTGGCGCGTCCGATGAGCACGTCGGTGAGACCGGCGCCGCCCTCGATACCGAGGTACTCGGCGACCTTCGGCTTGCGCAGGTCGGCATCCAGCAGGGCGACGTTCTTGCCGGCATCCGCCAGCGCGAGCGCGAGGTTGAGCGCCGTCGTCGACTTGCCCTCGGAGGGAAGGCTGCTCGTGATGACGAAGCTGTGGCCGCCGTCCATGTCGAGGAACTGCAGGTTGGTGCGCAGGGCCCGGAACGCCTCGGAGCGCGGGCTCAGCGGGTCATCGTGCACGATGAGCGCCCGATCCTTCGCGCGGGGGTCGAACGGGATCGCGCCGATGAGCGGACGGTCGGTGACCGACGCGACGTCGCGCTGGGTGCGCACACGGGTGTCGAGCACCTCGCGCAGCACGGCGATGCCGATGCCGAGTGCGAGGCCGATCAGGCCACCGAGCACGAGGTTCATCGGAACATTGGGGCTGACGGGTGAGAGGCCGGGCTGTGCTTCGGTGACCGAGGTGAGGCGGACCGGGCTGACGTCGGTGCCGGCGGGCGTCTCGATCTGCTCGACCGTCGTGGTGAGACTGGTGCTCACGGCATTGGCGATCTCGGCAGC is a window from the Microbacterium lacus genome containing:
- a CDS encoding polysaccharide biosynthesis tyrosine autokinase — its product is MELSDYIRVLRKSWLIIVAAALVGVAAAAAYSLTRTPIYSSESQVFVSTQGAGTIGELQQGNTFSQARVTTYTNLATTPLVLQPVIDELGLDLTPAELANQVSASNAVNTTIISIAAKDADPALAAEIANAVSTSLTTTVEQIETPAGTDVSPVRLTSVTEAQPGLSPVSPNVPMNLVLGGLIGLALGIGIAVLREVLDTRVRTQRDVASVTDRPLIGAIPFDPRAKDRALIVHDDPLSPRSEAFRALRTNLQFLDMDGGHSFVITSSLPSEGKSTTALNLALALADAGKNVALLDADLRKPKVAEYLGIEGGAGLTDVLIGRAKVEDVMQGWGDRSLYVLPSGRIPPNPSELLGSQHMQTLLADLERAFDIVICDAPPLLPVTDAAILAKQTSGAIVIVSTGRTTTHQLSSAIDALDTVGARVAGLVMTMTPTKGPDSYGYGYGYGYGYVQEPLPRARGRKARRAEAEAAAEAARLATAAPRVQPAQLRARPEAPFAQASAEPTSVE